The genomic region CGGGAGGTGTTGACGGCGTGGATGGCGCAGACGCTGGGGTATTCGCGGGTGTGGCGCCGGCAGAAGACGCTGGTCAGTGAGCCGCTGTGGGATGTGCTCTCGGCGAAGGGGTATGCGGAGTTGAGCGAGCGGGGGGAGGAGGCGCTGGCGATGATCGGGCGCACGATGAGTCCGTATCGCACGTATCTGCACCCGATGGCGGCGCTGGCGACCCTGGCGATCTGGCGGCATAGCGGGCGCGAGGAGCTGGTGGAGGAAGCGCGGTTGCGGCTGCTGGGGCGGGCGCTGCCCGATGAGCTGGCGTGGCTCTATGAGGTGGTGGTGGTGTTTGAGCGCGATGAGCGTCGCGCGAGTGCCGGGAAGGAAGACGGCGGGGGGCGGGCGCTGATGGAGCTTGTGGAGCTCTGTCTGGAGGGCTCGTATTGGGAGCTGGGAGCGCTCTTGAGCGCGCTGATGGTGCTGCGCCTCAAGGGGCGACGCCACTCACCGACGGTGGAGAACCTTGTGAAGGCCTGTGATAAGGCGGCGGAGGTTCAGCCCAGGGAGCGGGCTCAGTGGTTGCAGGTGATGGCGGATGCGACGCTTAAGGGGCAGCTCAGTTTTGCCTGGCTGGAGCGGCCGCTGGAGGCGGCGGTGCGCTTGAGCGTGGATGATCCGCCGCGTCAGGAGCGGCTGCGGGAGTACTTGAGTCGGCGAGCTTTTGATGCGGATTACGCGCGGCTGGAGACGCTCTATGAGAGCTGGCTGGGGAGTCTCTGGCGAGAGGGGAGCGCGGCGCAGACGTGGCTGTTTGCGGAGGTGGGGCGCACGGCGCGCTACAATCCGGCCCGGGCGCAGCGTGTGCTGGAGTTGATGGCGGCACGTCGCGGGCGGAGGCGGCGCGGGGTGGGCTCGAGGGCGTATCGGGTGCGGCTGGCGGTGGAGGAGCTGGGGCTGGGTGAAGAGCTGGATCGGCTGGAGGCGGAGCTGATCGGGCTGTACGTGCATAACCTGGCGCTGGACAGCCACGCGGTGCAGCTGGTGCGGCGGGCGGGGGGGCGCGTGGACTGGTCGACCAACCCCTATGCGGGTGCGGATGATCTGTCGATGTATCTTGTGGTCAGCGACTATGAGCGGGCCTTTGACCAGCTGACCTGCAAGTTTGACGGGGTGACGATGTCGCATGCCGACAAGCATGCGGCCGCGCGGGTGAAGTATTTTGTGCAGCGACGCCTCGATCCGAATCGGGTGCATCGACTGGTGCAGCGGGTGTTTACGCCGGTGGAGTGGCTGGGCAGCGGGTTGAGCGAGATCGGGCTTGTGCGCGGGGCGGTGGAGCGGGGGATGGAGCGTTTTGAGGCGCATGTCGCCGCCCAGGACTTGCGGGCGGAGGTGGTCGAGGAGTTTGTGGAGGCCGGCGTGGAGGTGGCCGACTTTGAGGCCATCGCGGAGCTTCCGGTCGAGCGGGTTTTTGGGATGTTGCGGCGACGGCGCAAGCAGAGGTTGTTGCTGGGAGCGGTCAGCGGCGGGGTGTTCGGGGGCCTGGCACCCTTTAGCTGGGGGATGTTGTCGCTGGCGGATGTGCCGGTGCTGCTGTCGATTGCGGCGGATATCTCAAGTCGATTTTGCTGGTACTTCGGGTTTGATCCGCGGGAACATAAGGATCTTCCGATGGAGATTCTGGCGGTGGCGCTGGGGGGAAGTCGTCCATCGGCGGTGGAGCCGATGCTGGTAAGGCAGAACCTCAATGAGTACGTGTTGCGCAAGACGTTGATGGTGGGGGCGGTGGCGCACGGGGGGCTGACGCAGCTGGCAGGGCGCGGGCTTGCGCAGGTGGTGGAGCGGCAGCTGGGCGCGCGAGCGGCGCAGCAGGCCGGCGAGATGGCCAAGAGGGCGGTGACGCGCAACCTCCAGCGAAGGGCGGTGGAGGCTGCGCCCTCGCGGGCGTTGCCGGTGGTCGGGGCGCTGCTGGGAGCGTCTCTGAATGTGGCGCTGATCTACGATCTGTGTGAGGCGGCACAGGCGGTGTTGACCGATCGTTTTCTGGAGCGAAAGTATCCGGAGTGGGTGCGCCATATCGGGCTGGAGGACGACTCGGAGAGTTTGGCGGGCTGAGGCCAGGGTGGCCCAGAGGCGGAGGTTGAGCAATCAGCGCATATGAGAGGTCGAGGCTTGAGCATGCCCGGAGCGTTTTTTAAATGGATTGACTGCACCGATAAGACGCGGCCGCGGGATCTGCGTCGACCGGATGATACGATTTTGAGGCTGGCGCAGCTCACCGACCTGCACGTGCCCGGTGAGGTGGAGCTGGTGAGCCGGCTGCGGGACCTGATCTCGCCACATGTCTCGTTGCAGAATATCTCGCATGAGATCTCGGCGATCTCCAATGAGGTGGGGCATCATTATCGCTCGACGCGAAAGCTCTACAACGGGCTTGTGCGCAAGACGCTGGTGGGGTTGCACCGGTTGGGGGTGGACCACCTGGTGATCACCGGGGATCTGGTGCATTGCGGGCTGGCCGAGGAGTTTCTGGATGTGCGCGCGGCGCTGGAGGTCACCGGGTGGTGGGGAGAGGAGCGGTTGACGGTGATTCCGGGGAATCACGATCGTTTTAATATCTATGAGAGCTATCCCAGCGAGCCGATGGAGCATTTTTTCCCGGTCGTGACGCCGCGTGAGCCGATGCTCAAAGAGCTTCCCGGCGGGGTGGCGCTGCTGGCGCTCGATAGCAACCGCGATCCGATCGATGACCGCCATTATCTGGAGCGGTGGTTGCCCAACACCGTGGGGCGGATCTACCCGGAGGCGTTGGACTGGATTGAGCGGCATCGCGCTCAGGTGGAGGGCAGGCGGCTTGTGACGCTCTTGCACCATCATATCAGCTCGGACTGGCATCCGCGCAGCGCGGCGAAGTCGTTTGGAGGTTTGATGGAGCCGGCCGACGGGGCTGATGAGTTGATTGAGGCGATTGACCTGATCGATCCTTATTCGCTGATTTTGCATGGTCATAAGCACGACGTGATGCCGGTGGATTACGCGCTGGGGACGCATCAGCTGGGGAATCCGGGAGGGTTTGCCAACGCGCTGCGCTTCAACGTGATCGACTTCAACGTGCACGGGGAGCAGGTGATGACGCAGCTGGAGTTGCGTCCCTGAGAGGCCGTGTGCGGGTGGCGTCGAGGTGCCAGGCTACCGAGCATGTTGTGGTGCCGGACGTGTGGTGGTGCCAGGCTACCGAGCATGTCGTGGTGCCAGTCCTTCGGACGTGTGGTGGTGCCAGGCTACGGGCATGTTGTGGTGCCAGGCTACCGAGCATGTTGTGGTGCCAGGCTACGGGCATGTTGTGGTGCCAGTCCTTCGGACGTGTGGTGGTGCCAGGCTACCGAGCATGTCGTGGTGCCAGGCCTTCGGACGTGTCGAGGTGCCAGGCATTCGGATGTGTCGCGGTGCCAGGCTACCGAGCATGTCGAGGTGCCAGGCCTTCGGACGTGTCGAAGTGCCAGGCCTTCGGACGTGTCGAGGTGCCATGTCGTGGTGCCAGGCATTCGGACATGTCGCGGTGTCAGGTGATGGTGCATGTGTTAGGGTGAGCGGGGTCGAATGAGTCGAGATGGCACGTGTGAGAGGGAGTGGCGAGGATCGTGAGGAGCAGAGAATCGATAACGATCGCGGTCGATGCGATGGGTGGGGACCATGCTCCGGCGGTGGTTGTGGCGGCGGTGGCTGAGGCGAGCCTTCGGGGCGGGGTGGGGCAGGGGGTGAACTTTCTGCTGGTGGGCGATGAGATTGCGATGACCGAGGCGCTCTTTGAGTTGGATCATAACTCGGAGCGGATTCAGCTTTTTCATGCGCCGACGGTGATCGGGATGGGGGAGCGAGCGCAGGTGGCGTTGGAGGCGCGCGCGGATGCTTCGATTGTGCAGGCGTGTGCGCTGGTGCAGGCCGGAGAGGCCGATGCGCTGGTGTCGGCGGGGCATCCGGGTGCGGCGGTGTTGGCGGCAACGCGGCACTTCGGGCTTGTGCCGGGGCTGGGCCGCGCGGCGCTGGCGAGTGTGTATCCGACTCCCAGGGTGCGGGGGGAGGCGGAGGACCCTTTTAGTTTGATTTTGGACGTGGGGGCGAGCCTGCGGGCAAAGCCCGACGAGCTTCTGGGCTTCGGGCTGATGGGCTCGGCGTATGCGCGGATTGTCAGTCGTAATGAGCGGCCGCGGGTGGCGCTGTTATCGAACAGCCGTGAGAGCACGATGGGGACGCCGGAGGTGGTGCGGGCGCATGAGCTCTTGAGTCGCCACGAGGCGATCAATTTTTACGGCAATATTGAGGGGCACGAGATCCCGCGCGGGCTCGCTGATGTGGTGGTGTGTGAGGGGTTTGTGGGAGATGTGGCGATCAAGATATTGGAGGGGGTCAGTGAGGCGGCGTTCGATCTGGCGCGCTCGGCGTACCATGAACGGGTGGCGTGGCGGATGGGGTTGAAGTTGTTGAGCGGCGGGCTTCAGAAGATCAAGCAGCTTACCGATTTTGAGGCCTACGGCGGGGCGCCGCTTCTGGGTCTGGAGAAGGTCGTGATTCTGTGTCACCCGCGCTCGGGACGACGGGCGGTTGGCAATGCGTTGAGGCTTGCGATCAAGAATGTACGCGCGGAGTTGCCGGTGGCGATCGCCGAGGCGCTGGACACGGGTACGAGTCAGGGGTGAGGGGAGAAGGACGTGTCGGAGCTGTCGGTGCGCCATATTTATCGGTGGGATCTGGATAAGACGTATCTGCGTACGGACTTTGATACGCTGCGGGATCTGATCCGCACGGCGCTGCAGACCCCGGAGGAGAAGGTCAACGTGCCCGGGGTGGTGACGTTGCTCAAGGAGCTGACGCATCAGAACGATGGGAGTCGGGCGCTGGT from Lujinxingia vulgaris harbors:
- a CDS encoding metallophosphoesterase family protein; this encodes MPGAFFKWIDCTDKTRPRDLRRPDDTILRLAQLTDLHVPGEVELVSRLRDLISPHVSLQNISHEISAISNEVGHHYRSTRKLYNGLVRKTLVGLHRLGVDHLVITGDLVHCGLAEEFLDVRAALEVTGWWGEERLTVIPGNHDRFNIYESYPSEPMEHFFPVVTPREPMLKELPGGVALLALDSNRDPIDDRHYLERWLPNTVGRIYPEALDWIERHRAQVEGRRLVTLLHHHISSDWHPRSAAKSFGGLMEPADGADELIEAIDLIDPYSLILHGHKHDVMPVDYALGTHQLGNPGGFANALRFNVIDFNVHGEQVMTQLELRP
- the plsX gene encoding phosphate acyltransferase PlsX, with product MRSRESITIAVDAMGGDHAPAVVVAAVAEASLRGGVGQGVNFLLVGDEIAMTEALFELDHNSERIQLFHAPTVIGMGERAQVALEARADASIVQACALVQAGEADALVSAGHPGAAVLAATRHFGLVPGLGRAALASVYPTPRVRGEAEDPFSLILDVGASLRAKPDELLGFGLMGSAYARIVSRNERPRVALLSNSRESTMGTPEVVRAHELLSRHEAINFYGNIEGHEIPRGLADVVVCEGFVGDVAIKILEGVSEAAFDLARSAYHERVAWRMGLKLLSGGLQKIKQLTDFEAYGGAPLLGLEKVVILCHPRSGRRAVGNALRLAIKNVRAELPVAIAEALDTGTSQG
- a CDS encoding EcsC family protein; its protein translation is MFVKPESEELTGAGAVEPAGLGAESSEVEAIEVEAAAAGLPLDDFKALWEALSRRPVDEILSVVAEQLSDAPDRRREVLTAWMAQTLGYSRVWRRQKTLVSEPLWDVLSAKGYAELSERGEEALAMIGRTMSPYRTYLHPMAALATLAIWRHSGREELVEEARLRLLGRALPDELAWLYEVVVVFERDERRASAGKEDGGGRALMELVELCLEGSYWELGALLSALMVLRLKGRRHSPTVENLVKACDKAAEVQPRERAQWLQVMADATLKGQLSFAWLERPLEAAVRLSVDDPPRQERLREYLSRRAFDADYARLETLYESWLGSLWREGSAAQTWLFAEVGRTARYNPARAQRVLELMAARRGRRRRGVGSRAYRVRLAVEELGLGEELDRLEAELIGLYVHNLALDSHAVQLVRRAGGRVDWSTNPYAGADDLSMYLVVSDYERAFDQLTCKFDGVTMSHADKHAAARVKYFVQRRLDPNRVHRLVQRVFTPVEWLGSGLSEIGLVRGAVERGMERFEAHVAAQDLRAEVVEEFVEAGVEVADFEAIAELPVERVFGMLRRRRKQRLLLGAVSGGVFGGLAPFSWGMLSLADVPVLLSIAADISSRFCWYFGFDPREHKDLPMEILAVALGGSRPSAVEPMLVRQNLNEYVLRKTLMVGAVAHGGLTQLAGRGLAQVVERQLGARAAQQAGEMAKRAVTRNLQRRAVEAAPSRALPVVGALLGASLNVALIYDLCEAAQAVLTDRFLERKYPEWVRHIGLEDDSESLAG